DNA from Actinomyces sp. oral taxon 897:
CAGGTCGGTGGCGCCCGGGCCCCCGCCTGGGGGTACCCTCGGGGAAGGGGAAGCACGAGAGAGCTGAGGGCAGGCAAATGGGTATTGAGGCGGTACTCGGGGACATTACGCTCCAGGAGGTCGACGCGGTCGTCAACGCCGCCAACTCCTCCCTGCTGGGCGGGGGAGGTGTGGACGGGGCCATCCACCGGGCCGCGGGGCCGCGGCTGCTGGAGGCCTGCCGCTCCCTGCGCGCCACGAGGCTGCCCGACGGCCTGCCCGTGGGCCAGGCCGTGGCCACCCCCGGCTTCGACCTGCCCGCCACCTGGGTCATCCACACCGTGGGCCCCAACCGGTACGCCGGGCAGAGCGACCCGGCCCTGCTGCGCTCGGCCTTTGACACCAGCCTGGAGACGGCCCAGGGGCTGGGGTGCTCCAGCGTGGCCCTGCCTGCCGTGTCGGCTGGCGCCTACGGCTGGGACGCCGAGGTGGTGGCCCGCACCGCCGTGGCCAGCGCCCGCGCCCACCTGGGTGGCCCCGGCGCACACGTCAGCCCCGGTGCACACGCTGACTCCGGTGCACACGCCGGCTCCGACCCGGACCGCGCCCTTGGCACCGGCCAGGA
Protein-coding regions in this window:
- a CDS encoding macro domain-containing protein, with the protein product MGIEAVLGDITLQEVDAVVNAANSSLLGGGGVDGAIHRAAGPRLLEACRSLRATRLPDGLPVGQAVATPGFDLPATWVIHTVGPNRYAGQSDPALLRSAFDTSLETAQGLGCSSVALPAVSAGAYGWDAEVVARTAVASARAHLGGPGAHVSPGAHADSGAHAGSDPDRALGTGQEGPLRLIRFVLFSPALLRAFERALGDPGGR